From the Nodularia sp. NIES-3585 genome, one window contains:
- a CDS encoding SMP-30/gluconolactonase/LRE family protein, protein MTELLPDSLYNVLEVRARLAEGPIWDSTQQLLYWVDIFNHRVHRFYPATGKDEYFDVGDVVGAISSAGDNRLIIALRHELAFLDTQTGLVNTIIEIEADRQNNRLNDGKCDPQGRFWFGSMSSEANQASLYRYDHDGSLHVMETGLTLSNGLGWSPDQKTFYLTDSPEQKIYAYDFDSSSGNISNRRIAVDLTHESFNPDGLTIDSEGYIWSAMWNGWCVIRFSPTGEEVFRIHLPVPLVTSCTFGGEDLRTLYITTASVGLQQPEIDKSYYSGDLFAFKTDVAGLPTYGFYG, encoded by the coding sequence ATGACTGAATTATTGCCAGATTCACTCTATAACGTTTTAGAAGTCCGCGCCCGGTTAGCTGAAGGCCCCATCTGGGATTCTACACAGCAATTGCTCTACTGGGTTGATATTTTTAATCATCGAGTCCATAGATTCTATCCGGCTACAGGCAAAGATGAGTATTTTGATGTGGGAGACGTGGTTGGTGCGATATCATCAGCAGGGGATAATCGATTAATAATAGCATTGCGCCATGAATTGGCATTTCTCGACACTCAGACAGGCTTAGTTAACACCATTATCGAAATTGAAGCTGATAGACAAAATAACCGCCTTAATGACGGTAAATGCGACCCTCAAGGACGTTTTTGGTTTGGTTCCATGTCCTCAGAAGCAAATCAAGCCAGTCTGTACCGTTATGACCATGATGGTTCACTACACGTCATGGAAACAGGACTAACTCTTTCTAATGGTTTGGGTTGGAGTCCTGATCAAAAAACTTTTTATCTGACTGATTCGCCTGAACAAAAAATATACGCTTACGATTTTGATTCAAGTTCAGGTAACATTAGTAATCGCCGGATTGCTGTTGATTTAACTCATGAATCCTTCAATCCTGATGGGTTGACTATAGATAGTGAAGGATACATTTGGTCAGCTATGTGGAATGGTTGGTGTGTGATTCGTTTTAGCCCCACTGGTGAGGAAGTTTTCAGGATACATTTACCTGTACCACTGGTGACTAGTTGCACTTTTGGCGGTGAGGATTTGCGAACACTTTATATCACTACTGCTTCTGTGGGACTCCAGCAACCGGAAATTGACAAAAGCTACTATTCCGGTGATTTGTTTGCTTTCAAGACTGATGTGGCGGGATTACCTACATACGGTTTTTATGGCTAG
- the rfbB gene encoding dTDP-glucose 4,6-dehydratase, with protein MQTILVTGGAGFIGANFVLLARQLGWANVINLDKLTYASNLGTLADLQGDENYHFVQGDIGNLELVAYLLEKYQPAVIINFAAESHVDRSILNPEDFIQTNVVGTFKLLEASRFYWQKLSASKQSEFRFLHVSTDEVYGSLNPKDPAFREDTPYAPNSPYAASKAASDHFVRAYYHTYGFPTLTTNCSNNYGPRQFPEKLIPLTILNAIEGKPLPIYGDGQNIRDWLYVIDHCEAINLVLQQGKVGETYNIGGINEKTNLIVVERICAILDELAPKPNFLHSSLITFVKDRPGHDRRYAIDCSKISNELGWQPQENFDSGLFKTVQWYLNNSAWINQVRSGEYKSWLKQNYENRKT; from the coding sequence ATGCAAACAATATTAGTTACAGGTGGGGCTGGTTTTATTGGAGCTAATTTTGTCCTCCTAGCGAGACAGTTAGGATGGGCTAATGTAATTAATTTGGATAAGTTAACTTATGCTAGTAATTTAGGAACTTTAGCTGATTTACAAGGTGATGAAAACTATCATTTTGTGCAAGGAGATATTGGTAATTTAGAGTTAGTCGCTTATTTATTAGAAAAATATCAGCCAGCTGTAATTATCAATTTTGCGGCTGAAAGTCATGTTGACCGTTCTATTTTGAATCCTGAAGACTTTATTCAGACTAATGTAGTCGGTACATTTAAGCTATTAGAAGCAAGTCGATTTTATTGGCAAAAATTATCAGCATCAAAACAGTCAGAATTTCGCTTTCTGCACGTTTCAACAGATGAAGTATACGGCTCACTTAATCCCAAAGATCCAGCTTTCCGAGAAGATACTCCTTATGCACCTAATAGTCCTTATGCAGCCTCTAAAGCAGCATCTGACCATTTTGTGCGCGCCTACTATCACACTTATGGATTCCCTACTTTAACAACAAATTGCTCTAACAATTATGGTCCGCGTCAGTTTCCTGAAAAGCTGATTCCTTTAACCATCCTCAACGCGATAGAAGGTAAACCATTACCTATATATGGTGATGGACAAAATATCAGAGATTGGCTTTATGTTATCGACCATTGCGAGGCGATTAACCTAGTTTTACAACAGGGAAAAGTTGGCGAAACTTATAATATTGGTGGAATCAATGAAAAAACTAACTTGATAGTTGTGGAAAGAATTTGTGCAATTCTCGATGAACTAGCGCCTAAACCTAATTTTCTCCACTCTTCCTTAATTACCTTTGTTAAAGACCGTCCGGGACACGATAGAAGATATGCAATTGATTGTAGTAAAATTAGTAATGAATTAGGCTGGCAACCTCAAGAAAACTTCGATAGTGGTTTATTCAAAACTGTGCAATGGTATCTAAATAACTCAGCCTGGATTAATCAGGTACGTTCAGGAGAATATAAATCCTGGTTAAAACAAAACTACGAAAATAGAAAAACTTAA
- a CDS encoding DUF29 domain-containing protein: MKQPITQQLYEQDFCLWLENTAKKLRSRKFSEIELEALVEEIEALGRSEKQELENRLDVLLAHLLKRIYIDSVYDNRGWELTIQEQRKCLRRLLKKSPSLKGYFAEVFDEVWQDALSQVRLEYRKVSFPDMWEFGCDVDVLLSATFWDVK; encoded by the coding sequence ATGAAACAACCCATTACACAACAACTATACGAGCAAGATTTTTGCTTATGGTTGGAAAATACCGCAAAAAAGCTTCGTTCTAGAAAGTTTAGTGAAATTGAACTGGAGGCGCTGGTTGAGGAAATTGAAGCATTGGGACGTTCAGAAAAACAGGAATTAGAAAATCGCTTAGATGTTCTACTGGCTCATTTACTAAAGCGGATTTATATTGATAGTGTTTATGATAATCGGGGCTGGGAGTTAACAATACAAGAACAGCGTAAATGTTTACGGCGACTATTGAAAAAATCCCCCAGCCTGAAGGGTTACTTTGCTGAAGTTTTTGATGAAGTTTGGCAAGATGCTTTGTCACAGGTGCGGTTAGAATACCGGAAGGTTTCATTTCCTGATATGTGGGAGTTTGGTTGTGATGTGGATGTGCTTCTGTCTGCAACTTTTTGGGATGTGAAATAG
- the pgsA gene encoding CDP-diacylglycerol--glycerol-3-phosphate 3-phosphatidyltransferase produces MNLPNAITFSRLLGIPFLLYGLYNPTPEARWICLTIFLVAALTDWLDGYLARKLNQITDLGKFLDPLVDKLLVLAPLLVLVELGKIPAWGVFVILARELAIAGWRVNQTTITGANIWGKLKTVSQIIAIALLIAPLSLAWQIPTLTAFWLSVAFTVISGVIYLIPPKKQETV; encoded by the coding sequence ATGAATTTACCCAACGCGATTACTTTTTCTCGACTTCTGGGAATACCGTTTTTACTTTACGGTTTATATAATCCCACACCCGAAGCTAGATGGATATGTTTAACAATATTTTTAGTCGCAGCTTTAACTGATTGGTTGGATGGCTATTTGGCGCGGAAACTCAACCAAATTACTGATTTGGGTAAATTTCTCGACCCTCTGGTGGATAAATTGCTGGTGCTTGCGCCGTTATTGGTGTTAGTGGAATTAGGAAAAATTCCGGCTTGGGGAGTGTTTGTGATTTTAGCACGGGAGTTAGCGATCGCAGGGTGGCGCGTAAATCAAACTACTATCACAGGGGCGAATATTTGGGGTAAACTCAAAACAGTTAGTCAGATAATAGCGATCGCGCTTTTAATTGCACCTTTATCACTAGCTTGGCAAATCCCTACATTAACTGCATTTTGGTTATCTGTGGCTTTTACGGTTATATCTGGCGTAATTTATCTCATACCACCAAAAAAGCAAGAAACTGTGTAA
- a CDS encoding Uma2 family endonuclease produces the protein MIKTQTRQITLAEFLQLPETEPASEYINGEIIQKPMPQGKHSRLQLHSANVINHVVEPQKIALAFPELRCTFGERSIVPDVALFAWGRIPVDEKGNIANVFNTYPDWTIEILSPQQSTIKVTRNILHCLNHGTSLGWLIDPEEYNVLVYPHNQQPIFLENEQDILPVPELVGDLQLTLGQLFDCLKL, from the coding sequence ATGATAAAAACACAAACTCGCCAGATAACTTTAGCAGAATTTTTACAATTACCAGAAACCGAACCAGCAAGTGAATATATCAACGGCGAAATCATTCAAAAACCTATGCCTCAAGGTAAACATAGTAGATTGCAGCTTCACTCAGCTAATGTAATTAATCATGTGGTAGAACCGCAAAAAATCGCTTTAGCTTTTCCAGAATTACGCTGTACATTTGGCGAACGTTCTATTGTTCCAGATGTGGCGCTATTTGCATGGGGGAGAATTCCTGTTGATGAAAAAGGTAATATTGCTAATGTGTTTAATACTTATCCAGATTGGACAATTGAAATTTTATCTCCGCAACAAAGTACAATAAAAGTTACCAGAAATATTTTACATTGTTTAAATCATGGTACTAGCTTGGGTTGGTTAATTGACCCAGAAGAATATAATGTTTTAGTTTATCCACATAATCAGCAACCAATATTTTTAGAAAACGAACAAGATATATTACCAGTCCCCGAATTAGTCGGTGATTTACAGTTGACATTAGGGCAATTATTTGATTGTTTAAAATTATGA
- a CDS encoding aspartate ammonia-lyase → MTENTDFRIERDSMGDRQIPSSAYYGIQTLRAIENFQISGLEPLPTYVDACLIIKKATATVNGELGCIPQDISEAIIQAANEILAGNLRDQFVVDVYQAGAGTSHHMNVNEVLANRALEILGDEKGNYKRVSPNDHVNYGQSTNDVIPTAIRVGGLLALTHTLQPALEKAIASLENKAVEFQDIVKSGRTHLQDAVPVRLGENFRAWAQILSEHQNRIYTASGDLMVLGLGGSAAGTGMNTHPQYRARVVEVIAQFLESPLEPAPHLMAAMQSMAPFVNVSGALRNLAQDLVKISHDLRLMDSGPKTGFKEIQLPPVQPGSSIMPGKYNPVMAEMTSMVCFQVMGYDSAIALAAQAGQLELNVMMPLIGYNLIHSIEILGNTITALTERCIAGITADKERCLAYAEGSLALVTALNTHIGYLNAAAVAKESLETGKSLRQIVLERGLMSEAELATVLNLEQMSAIVPLT, encoded by the coding sequence ATGACTGAGAATACAGATTTTCGTATTGAACGGGATTCAATGGGCGATCGCCAAATTCCCAGTAGCGCTTATTACGGCATTCAAACACTGCGGGCGATAGAAAACTTCCAAATTAGCGGCCTTGAGCCATTACCTACTTACGTAGATGCCTGTCTAATTATTAAAAAAGCTACCGCCACCGTTAACGGCGAACTAGGTTGTATTCCCCAGGATATCAGTGAAGCAATTATCCAAGCTGCTAATGAAATCCTGGCGGGAAATTTACGAGATCAGTTTGTGGTTGATGTCTATCAAGCGGGTGCGGGAACTTCTCACCACATGAATGTCAATGAGGTTTTGGCAAATCGCGCCTTAGAAATTCTCGGCGATGAAAAGGGGAACTACAAACGGGTTAGCCCCAATGACCATGTAAACTACGGACAGTCTACCAATGATGTGATTCCCACAGCCATTCGCGTTGGTGGCTTATTAGCCCTGACCCACACATTACAGCCAGCTTTAGAAAAGGCGATCGCATCTTTAGAAAACAAAGCTGTAGAATTTCAAGATATCGTCAAATCTGGTAGAACCCACTTACAAGATGCTGTACCTGTGCGTTTGGGTGAGAATTTCCGGGCTTGGGCGCAGATATTATCAGAACACCAAAACCGCATCTATACAGCCTCTGGGGATTTAATGGTGTTGGGTTTGGGTGGAAGTGCGGCTGGTACAGGAATGAATACACATCCCCAGTATCGCGCCCGTGTGGTGGAAGTTATTGCCCAATTTCTAGAATCGCCCTTAGAACCCGCACCCCATTTAATGGCTGCAATGCAGAGTATGGCACCTTTTGTCAACGTTTCCGGGGCTTTACGTAACCTAGCCCAGGATTTAGTCAAAATCTCCCATGATTTGCGGTTAATGGACTCAGGCCCCAAAACTGGTTTTAAAGAAATTCAATTACCCCCAGTTCAACCAGGTTCCTCAATTATGCCCGGTAAATATAACCCAGTCATGGCAGAGATGACATCAATGGTATGCTTTCAGGTAATGGGATATGATAGTGCGATCGCCTTAGCAGCCCAAGCCGGACAATTAGAATTAAACGTGATGATGCCGCTAATTGGCTATAATTTGATTCACAGCATTGAAATACTCGGTAACACCATCACCGCCCTCACAGAACGCTGTATTGCAGGAATTACCGCCGATAAAGAACGCTGTTTAGCTTACGCCGAAGGTAGTTTAGCGTTAGTCACCGCACTGAACACCCACATCGGATATTTAAACGCCGCTGCTGTAGCCAAAGAATCATTAGAAACTGGTAAATCTCTCAGACAAATAGTATTAGAACGAGGATTAATGAGTGAAGCAGAATTAGCAACCGTCCTCAACTTAGAACAAATGAGTGCCATTGTTCCTCTAACTTGA
- a CDS encoding DUF362 domain-containing protein — protein sequence MQTQKPSVSLIRATSYESEALRASLVTLLEPLGGMSAFVKPGNRVLLKPNLLTGSRPTKECTTRRELVYEVAQMVIAAGGKPFLGDSPAFGSAKGVAEANGYLPLLEELHIPIIEFHGKRYETVNEDFNHLRLCKEAMEADVVINLPKVKSHMQLTLTMGVKNLFGCVPGKMKAWWHMEAGKDANRFGEMLVETARAINPNLTILDGIIGHEGNGPSGGEPRDLGILAAAADVFALDRAVVEILNVPPEQVPTVAASQRLGVCPELAEIEFPHLQPDLLQIEDWQLPDKLMPIDFAMPRVIKSTFKHLYIKFLKEPMSVYGKG from the coding sequence ATGCAGACACAAAAACCATCAGTCAGTCTAATTCGGGCTACCTCCTACGAAAGCGAGGCTTTACGGGCATCATTAGTCACCCTGCTAGAACCTTTGGGGGGGATGTCTGCCTTTGTCAAACCAGGAAATAGAGTATTACTCAAACCCAACCTTCTCACAGGTTCCCGCCCGACAAAAGAGTGTACAACCCGCCGAGAACTGGTTTATGAAGTAGCCCAGATGGTAATAGCAGCTGGTGGTAAGCCATTTTTAGGCGATAGTCCCGCATTTGGTAGCGCTAAAGGAGTAGCAGAAGCCAACGGCTATCTCCCGCTTTTAGAAGAATTGCATATACCTATCATTGAGTTTCACGGTAAGCGTTACGAAACAGTCAACGAAGACTTTAATCACCTGCGGCTGTGCAAAGAAGCCATGGAAGCAGATGTAGTGATTAATTTACCCAAAGTCAAATCACATATGCAGTTGACATTAACAATGGGGGTTAAAAATCTGTTTGGTTGCGTTCCTGGTAAAATGAAAGCTTGGTGGCACATGGAAGCGGGGAAAGATGCGAACCGCTTCGGTGAAATGTTAGTAGAAACTGCCAGAGCCATTAATCCCAATTTAACAATTTTAGATGGCATTATCGGTCATGAAGGTAATGGACCGAGTGGTGGAGAACCTCGTGATTTAGGTATTTTAGCAGCCGCAGCAGATGTATTTGCTTTAGATAGGGCAGTAGTAGAAATTCTCAATGTCCCACCCGAACAAGTTCCCACAGTTGCAGCGTCTCAAAGGTTGGGAGTTTGTCCAGAATTAGCTGAGATAGAATTTCCCCATTTACAACCTGATTTACTCCAAATTGAAGATTGGCAACTACCAGATAAATTAATGCCAATTGATTTTGCCATGCCTCGTGTGATTAAGTCTACATTTAAACACCTTTATATTAAGTTTCTCAAGGAACCAATGAGTGTTTATGGTAAAGGTTAG
- a CDS encoding inorganic diphosphatase gives MDLSRIPAQPKPGILNVLIEIPGGSKNKYEFDKDLEAFALDRVLYSSVRYPYDYGFVPNTLADDGDPLDGMVIMDEPTFPGCVIPARPIGMLEMIDGGDRDEKILCVPDKDPRYTHVRSLKDLAPHRLDEIAEFFRSYKNLEKKVTEILGWQDVDKVAALVDKFIQAAKA, from the coding sequence GTGGACTTATCCCGTATTCCTGCCCAACCAAAACCCGGTATACTCAACGTTTTAATTGAAATCCCCGGCGGGAGTAAAAATAAATACGAGTTTGACAAGGATTTGGAAGCCTTTGCCTTAGACAGAGTGCTTTATTCTTCGGTACGATATCCTTATGACTACGGTTTTGTACCTAACACTTTAGCTGATGATGGTGATCCTCTCGATGGGATGGTGATTATGGATGAACCCACCTTTCCTGGCTGTGTGATTCCGGCGCGACCCATTGGGATGTTAGAAATGATTGACGGTGGCGATCGCGATGAAAAAATTCTTTGTGTTCCTGACAAAGATCCGCGCTACACTCACGTAAGATCACTCAAAGACTTAGCACCACACCGCTTAGATGAAATTGCTGAATTTTTCCGCAGCTATAAAAATTTGGAAAAAAAGGTCACAGAAATTCTCGGTTGGCAGGATGTTGACAAAGTTGCAGCCTTAGTAGATAAATTCATCCAGGCTGCTAAAGCATAA
- the panD gene encoding aspartate 1-decarboxylase has product MQRTVLLAKIHNCTLTGANINYVGSISVDQVLLDKAGILPYEQVQVVNNANGERFITYAIPAVANSGIIELNGAAARLGITGDRLIIMAYGQFTPEELKNYSPTVVIVDEKNQPLEVRHYDDLLSQV; this is encoded by the coding sequence ATGCAGCGTACTGTCCTTTTGGCAAAAATTCATAACTGCACCCTCACGGGGGCAAATATCAACTACGTGGGTAGTATTAGCGTTGATCAAGTTTTATTAGATAAAGCTGGCATCTTACCTTATGAACAAGTTCAAGTAGTGAATAATGCTAATGGTGAGCGTTTTATTACTTATGCCATACCTGCGGTTGCTAATTCGGGCATAATTGAGCTAAATGGGGCGGCAGCACGACTGGGCATTACAGGCGATCGCTTGATTATAATGGCTTACGGGCAGTTCACTCCAGAAGAGTTAAAAAATTACTCTCCTACAGTAGTCATTGTGGACGAAAAGAACCAGCCTTTGGAAGTACGCCACTACGATGACCTGCTCAGTCAGGTCTAA
- a CDS encoding MBL fold metallo-hydrolase produces MSNFELSGSQSYLTEELIVPPRDSVGEFMVTFWGVRGLIPTPCSSTHRYGGNTACIEISVAGKHLIFDGGTGLRILGRTWQKREEPVEAHLFFTNSQSNHIQGFPFFAPAFVSKNCFHIYGMAASNGASIKQCLCDQMLQPLFPYPLQAMQSQLQFYHLTAGSEVNLDDVTITTALINQSQNSVGYRVTNQEYSVAYVTDLHKNLEQVERDRILQIIQDADLLIANATYNPPTAYNHEATDVHWKTAVELAKSAGVKQLVISQHHPDDNDDFLDKVQLEVQSVFPKALLACEGLVLSVGS; encoded by the coding sequence ATGTCAAATTTTGAGTTATCAGGTTCTCAAAGCTACTTAACAGAAGAGTTAATCGTTCCCCCACGTGATTCTGTGGGTGAATTTATGGTGACATTCTGGGGTGTCAGAGGTTTGATTCCCACTCCATGCAGCAGCACCCACCGCTATGGAGGTAACACGGCTTGTATAGAAATATCTGTAGCAGGCAAACACCTGATTTTTGATGGTGGGACAGGTTTACGCATCCTTGGGAGAACTTGGCAGAAGCGAGAAGAGCCAGTAGAAGCCCATTTGTTTTTTACTAACTCTCAATCAAATCATATTCAAGGCTTTCCCTTTTTTGCCCCGGCGTTTGTCAGCAAAAATTGCTTTCACATTTATGGTATGGCTGCTTCAAATGGCGCTTCCATTAAACAATGTCTGTGTGATCAGATGCTCCAGCCTTTGTTTCCTTATCCTTTACAGGCAATGCAATCTCAATTGCAATTCTATCATCTGACTGCGGGGAGTGAGGTGAACTTAGATGATGTCACCATTACCACGGCATTGATTAATCAAAGTCAAAATTCCGTTGGGTATCGCGTTACTAACCAAGAATATAGTGTTGCTTACGTTACAGATTTACACAAAAATCTGGAGCAAGTCGAACGCGATCGCATTTTACAGATTATTCAAGATGCTGATTTGCTTATTGCTAATGCTACCTACAATCCTCCCACAGCTTACAACCATGAAGCCACTGATGTCCACTGGAAAACCGCTGTAGAGTTGGCAAAAAGCGCAGGTGTGAAACAGTTGGTCATCTCTCAGCACCATCCTGATGATAACGATGACTTTCTTGACAAAGTACAACTAGAAGTTCAATCTGTTTTTCCCAAAGCATTACTAGCCTGTGAAGGTTTAGTATTATCAGTTGGTAGCTAA
- a CDS encoding metal-dependent hydrolase yields the protein MRKIKVRQLKFDFSQNTERYWFEQSAFKTHLFNSFTIGVCDVEKYLIQNVNQRINFINNPQLKQDAKAFIGQEGQHSLQHQKFWHNLHFLGYKFDTYLICLRILFFEILARRMSPNFNLAISVGIEHLTTLLAEFALEYHFFEAAQPLLKELFEWHAAEELEHKAVVFDVLQSATNNYLLRIFGMFVGHILVFWFLNLGMAMLLYQDKKLLDKKVWQELFEFWITKDKFLCKVFLNAIDFCRPDFHPAQKDHLFLIQSVINNGVADLKYEHDF from the coding sequence ATGAGAAAAATAAAAGTACGGCAATTAAAATTTGATTTTTCTCAAAATACTGAAAGATACTGGTTTGAGCAAAGTGCTTTCAAGACACACTTGTTTAATAGCTTTACCATTGGGGTTTGCGATGTCGAAAAATATCTGATTCAAAACGTTAATCAGAGAATAAATTTCATTAACAATCCCCAACTAAAGCAAGATGCGAAAGCATTCATAGGTCAAGAAGGGCAACATTCACTGCAACATCAAAAGTTTTGGCATAATTTGCACTTTTTAGGCTATAAATTCGATACTTATCTTATTTGTCTGCGGATACTTTTTTTTGAAATTTTGGCACGCCGTATGAGTCCTAATTTCAATTTAGCAATTAGTGTAGGAATTGAACATTTAACTACTCTATTGGCTGAATTTGCCTTAGAATATCATTTTTTCGAGGCGGCACAACCATTATTAAAGGAACTTTTTGAATGGCACGCAGCAGAAGAACTGGAACACAAAGCAGTTGTATTTGATGTATTACAAAGTGCAACTAATAATTACTTATTGCGTATATTTGGTATGTTCGTAGGTCATATTTTAGTTTTTTGGTTTCTAAATTTGGGTATGGCTATGCTGTTGTATCAAGATAAAAAACTCTTGGACAAAAAAGTTTGGCAAGAATTGTTTGAGTTTTGGATTACCAAAGATAAATTCTTGTGTAAAGTATTTTTAAATGCCATAGATTTTTGCAGACCAGATTTTCATCCTGCACAAAAAGATCATCTATTTCTGATTCAGAGTGTTATAAATAACGGCGTTGCTGATTTGAAGTATGAACACGATTTTTAA
- a CDS encoding anthranilate phosphoribosyltransferase family protein has protein sequence MSNAFRDLLKKVGSGTHTAENLTRAEAATATKMMLEGVAKPAQIGAFLIAHRIRRPTGEELAGMLDAYEELGPKLQALASAPPAMVLGLPYDGRTRTAPISIVTALLLATAGQPVIMHGGDRLPTKYGLPLIEIWQGLGVDWTALPLAKTQQVFEQTKIGFIYTPVHFPLTNAMWEYRDQLGKRPPFATMELIWCPYAGEAHLVAGFVHPPTEAMFRVALDLRKVHKYTLIKGLEGSCDLPRDRTAIIALSKTPQEIERLLLSPHDYGITTKNVPLGTTEELLTQIQEVLAGQPGELMQTALWNGGFYLWRSGICSDMPSGLTTAAELLNHGAVAAKLQQLRQVVNSASQTVAHRG, from the coding sequence ATGAGCAACGCATTTAGAGATTTACTTAAAAAGGTAGGTAGTGGAACCCACACAGCCGAGAATTTAACTCGTGCTGAAGCAGCCACCGCTACTAAAATGATGCTGGAAGGTGTTGCCAAACCAGCCCAAATTGGGGCGTTTTTAATCGCCCATCGCATCAGGCGACCCACCGGGGAAGAGTTAGCCGGGATGTTAGATGCTTATGAGGAATTGGGGCCAAAACTGCAAGCCCTGGCTTCTGCACCTCCGGCGATGGTTTTGGGACTACCTTATGATGGCAGAACGCGCACCGCACCAATCAGCATAGTTACAGCATTATTACTCGCCACAGCAGGACAACCAGTAATCATGCACGGAGGCGATCGCCTACCCACAAAATATGGCTTACCCCTGATCGAGATTTGGCAAGGGTTAGGTGTGGATTGGACTGCTTTACCCCTAGCCAAAACCCAGCAGGTATTTGAGCAAACAAAAATCGGCTTTATTTATACACCTGTGCATTTTCCCTTAACGAACGCTATGTGGGAATATCGCGACCAACTCGGCAAGCGCCCACCTTTCGCGACCATGGAATTAATCTGGTGTCCTTATGCTGGGGAGGCTCATCTTGTGGCTGGTTTTGTTCATCCGCCCACAGAAGCCATGTTTCGGGTCGCCTTGGATCTGCGAAAAGTCCACAAGTATACTTTAATTAAGGGATTAGAAGGTAGTTGCGATTTACCACGCGATCGCACTGCAATTATCGCTTTGTCTAAAACGCCCCAAGAAATTGAAAGATTGCTGCTCTCACCCCACGATTATGGTATTACTACCAAGAATGTACCTTTAGGAACTACCGAAGAATTACTGACTCAAATCCAGGAAGTTTTAGCCGGTCAACCTGGGGAACTAATGCAAACAGCCTTATGGAATGGTGGATTTTATCTCTGGCGCAGTGGTATTTGTTCGGATATGCCATCAGGTTTAACCACAGCGGCGGAATTACTCAATCATGGTGCGGTAGCTGCCAAACTCCAACAACTTAGACAAGTAGTCAATTCTGCTAGCCAAACAGTTGCTCATCGAGGATAA
- a CDS encoding LysR family transcriptional regulator: MRLEQLQAFLAIAQTGSFQQAARKCGVTQSTISRQIQSLEADLGVELFHRTNHAKLTIGGECLLPRVRKICQEWQTATQELTDLIAGKQPELCIAAIHSLCASYLPPVLQKFCHEYPEVQLRVTSLGSDRALKVLKDGLVDLAIVMNNRFLTTGREMVVEALYEESIEVLTAAHHPLAQYESIPWSELVRYPQVVFKDGYGMQRLVQDKFERLDAKLQAALEVNTLDAFRGVVRQGQLVALLPYSALMEARNDSTLAVRPLADNSGFTRRVVMVTTQDRLQIPPIQNFWQLVLEYIPPQFQQQRSAS, encoded by the coding sequence ATGCGACTAGAGCAGTTGCAAGCCTTTCTGGCGATCGCCCAAACAGGGAGTTTCCAACAAGCAGCCCGAAAATGCGGTGTGACTCAATCGACCATCAGTCGCCAAATTCAGTCACTAGAAGCTGATCTGGGCGTAGAACTATTTCACCGTACCAATCATGCCAAGCTAACTATAGGTGGTGAATGTTTGCTACCTCGTGTCCGCAAAATATGCCAGGAGTGGCAAACTGCTACACAGGAATTAACAGATTTAATCGCCGGTAAGCAACCAGAACTTTGTATTGCGGCGATTCATTCGCTGTGTGCTTCTTACCTACCACCAGTTTTACAAAAATTTTGTCATGAATATCCCGAAGTACAATTGCGGGTAACCTCATTGGGTAGCGATCGCGCTTTAAAAGTCCTCAAAGATGGATTAGTAGATTTAGCCATTGTGATGAATAATCGCTTCTTAACCACTGGGAGAGAAATGGTAGTAGAAGCCCTATATGAAGAGTCAATAGAAGTGCTGACAGCCGCCCATCATCCCCTAGCCCAATATGAAAGTATTCCTTGGTCAGAATTAGTGCGTTATCCCCAAGTAGTTTTCAAAGACGGTTATGGAATGCAACGGCTAGTGCAAGATAAATTTGAACGCTTGGACGCTAAACTTCAAGCAGCGTTAGAAGTAAATACCTTAGATGCTTTCCGGGGAGTCGTGCGCCAAGGGCAATTAGTGGCTTTGTTACCTTACTCAGCACTCATGGAAGCACGGAATGACTCTACACTAGCAGTACGTCCCTTAGCTGATAATTCTGGTTTTACGCGTCGGGTAGTGATGGTTACAACTCAAGACCGTCTCCAGATACCTCCCATTCAGAACTTTTGGCAACTCGTACTGGAATATATTCCCCCGCAATTTCAGCAGCAGCGATCCGCTTCCTAA